The genomic interval attaattatcttgtgtattttatcatatacatgtaaatacttcaaaaatacaattttttttccacatttAAAATTATGCAAAAAACCCATAATTTAGGACATacgaaaaaataacatttttggtcgttttgaataatttttatttctgttacaTATCTGGAagctataatattttttgtgtttaatcaACAAGGCTGCTATAGTAGTTAAGAATAAATAGGTCATCATGGACGACAACTCACAAAGAGAGATAACCCATGGGCAACTTTTtgacaaaaaaagttttttcgAAAGTTTGGTCAAGATATTGTCAATACAATGAATgtatttcacttattttttttttttgctgataaataatagaaatatttgtctCCACAGTTCATGTACTTGTAAACAGACACACAAATTTCAAACTTGGATTAAAAACACCgattaataaaattcatttgctAAAATATGCACACAGTTTTGGAATACATTCTCCTAACACTTTTTTGTCTGATGTAACTCTTGGTTTCCCTAAACTATTTTTCATAGAAAACACATCTATTAGTCCATCTTCACCACTTCTCTTGAATATAAGTCTTAGGTGTCCCAAATTTAGTCCAGATCCAGCAATATTTTCTGTTGTGCAggatttcatgattttttctCCGATAAGAGGGCGAAGGGAAGTGATGTTTTTAGACTTACAAGAATTGAATTCTTCCTGAAGAAATTGGCATTCTGTATTATAAGAATGTTTTTTAAAGTCTGAAACAGAGAGAAGTGCAGCTTGCATGATTTCATCTAGCTTGATGACATCATCAAGAGCATTATGTGCATTGTAAGTATGACCACAGAAATGCTGTGCTAGAAATTCTTGCTTATACTTTTCAAGTTTTGGGAATTTCTGTCTGAAGAGAGTAAGTGAATCACAAAATGCTGAGACTTTAGAGCAAAATCTATCTTGCAAACCACAGCTACGAAATGCGTTGCATAATACTCGAAAATCAAATGTTCGGCCATTGTGTGCTACAATCACTACGGTGGGAAATTTCTCCAACCACTCCAAGAAATCCACAAGTGCAGTCTTTATTCTCACAAAATCAACGGGCTCACCACGGTAACAAAGAACTCCACCACTCCAGGTAATGTTGGTGACTTTTTCAGCCATTGGTGTAATAGGCAGCTCTGGAGCCACATATCTTGAGAACTGCTCCTTGGTATTGCTGTTCACAGCAGCTATCTGAGTGATGTGGGGCATAATGCCATGCTGAACTGAAAATATATAGATGCAAATACTGATAATAGTCTATTTGTATTTGGTTGTATAGctttgcttttttttcttttctttttttttaaatatttgagaaaaaaatatttactcagGCCAGTGGTTTCCAGATCTAAAATAACAACACTGGGTGCTGAGcagtttttcaaatttgaagAGGAGGAAAAGCTGGGCTTTGGCACAGGATCTGGAATTTTTTCTATATCCTCTTCTTTCACAGAAAGTCCAATTTCTAAAACAGATATGGTATAAATAATATACAAACTTGTCCATACTTaaataattgtgaaaaaatGTCTGTAACTGTCAAATGACAAACCAGATTGATAAGACAATCCTTCAATTGCTTCATTTCCTCCCTTCGAGGTAGACCTCTCTTCCTTCAAAAATAGTCTTCTTCTTTTGCTCTCTGGTAATCTGGCCCGATCCTTTCTCTTCATTCTGTCAGCATCCATCTTCTCTGCATACGAATCACAGAAGTGTCCAGGAGATAGGCCATTGCTGACAAATGTCTGAAAGTATTACAATAAGAAAATGCATGAGTTCACAACATTTCAtggaattaaattttaaacatttaggatctctaaagaattaaatataattattttattttccaacataTTCTGAGTTTTCTGTCTTTGAGTCATAGTGTCATTTTAACAATAATGCAAACAATTGTAACATCATCACAATGtcaaatcaaaaatttattaCTTGAGAATTAATATTCACTGTATATCATTGTAAACATGTTGATGTAATAAAGAGAGTCTATAATATCAATGCCTCAACATACTAAATCTGCAGGGTCTGAACAAGTGAACACAGAAAGGCAAAACAAAGCAaattaaacaatgtcaaaatttCAACTAATGCCAAAAGAAATATCAACAGCAGAACAGAACAGACCTGCCAAAATTCCAACTTGTACCACAGGAAATATCAACAAACAGAGCAGAAAGAATTGAACATTCATTTTACCTCTGACAAATACTTTCTACCCTCATTAATAAACGCTGCAGTCTAAGCTCTCACTTTCCCCATAATGGAGATGTTTTGGAACTCTCAGACATGTTTCTCTATTGGCATGCTCACATGCCTGGCTTGACCCTAATTCTATATATGAGGCACTTTTGGCAATGATTGGAGCAAAAATGTCATCGAGGCTCTGGCGTAATAATGGATCCTGCAATGGTACCTTATATGGCAAACTCCTATGAACATAAGTTTCGTTAGGTTTGCGTTTATACCCACAAAATCTCCCGTGACATTTGCTGTGATCACCAAACTGATGTGGAACCAAAGCTACCAAATTTTCTCGCATTCCTTCTTTA from Crassostrea angulata isolate pt1a10 unplaced genomic scaffold, ASM2561291v2 HiC_scaffold_112, whole genome shotgun sequence carries:
- the LOC128169257 gene encoding uncharacterized protein LOC128169257, translating into MDADRMKRKDRARLPESKRRRLFLKEERSTSKGGNEAIEGLSYQSEIGLSVKEEDIEKIPDPVPKPSFSSSSNLKNCSAPSVVILDLETTGLIQHGIMPHITQIAAVNSNTKEQFSRYVAPELPITPMAEKVTNITWSGGVLCYR